AATCGGCAGGATTACCGGATCGGTCAGGAATGCCAAATTTACGGAGCGGGGACAATTGTCTCCGCTCTTTTTGCGTTCACCTGCTATGCAGAGTGATAGCTGTTGTGATATAATTTTCCCAAATAGCCATATAATAAGGAGGCCTTTTCCAATGAAAATCACTTATATCCATCACAGCGCATTTCTGGCGGAGCTTGAGACAATAAGCCTGCTGTTTGATTATACAGAGGGTACTCTGCCAAAAATCAATGATAAGAAACCTTTGCTGGTTTTTGCAAGCCACCGGCACGGGGATCATTATTCTGAAAAAATTCTGGAGCTTATAAAGGAGCATGAGAAAACCAGGTATATTCTTTCTGATGATATCTCAAAAGGGCGGCTGCCCAAAGAGCTTCTCCATGAAGTGGTCTTTATGAAGCCTGGGGAAAGGATTGGTTTTTCTATTTCAGAAGGGAATCTCACAGGCCCTGTCGTTGAGGAAGAAAAGGGGGATATAGAGGTTTTGACTTTCCGCTCCACTGATGAAGGTGTTGCGTTCCTTATAAAAGCGGAAGGAAAGGTTATTTATCATGCCGGAGATTTAAATAACTGGAGATGGGAAGGGGAGCCGGAAAGCTGGAATGACCAAATGGCAAAGCAGTATTCCAAAGAAGTGGACAAGCTGTCAGGCATACACATAGATGCAGCTTTTCTTCCTTTGGATTCCAGACAGGATAAGGCTTTTTTGCTGGGCTTTGACGAATTTATGAGAAAAATCCGGGTAAGCCATGCATTTCCCATGCACTTCTGGGGGGATTTTTCTGTGATCGGCAGGTTAAAGGACATGGATATTTCAGCCCCTTACCGGGACCGGATTATGGAGATCCGCGAAGACGGGGAAAGCTTTGAAATCGGGTAGGAGACAGGGGCTTATGGAAAACGAGAAGGAACAGTCAGGGGGGCTGACCCCTGAGGCGCAGAGAGATGTTTTAGAGGCCGCCATGAAAGCAGGTCATATTTTATTGGAAAATGGGGCGGAGATCTTTCGGGTGGAGGAGACCATGGACCGTATCTGCCTCCACTATGGAATAAGGTCCGGAAATTTCTTTGTCCTCAGCAATGGTATTTTTATGACCTCAGGCAATGAGATAGAAGAAATATTTGCAAAGGTCCAGCATATTCCGGTGAGCGGGACCCATTTGGACCGGGTTGCGGCGGTAAATCAGCTTTCCAGGGAAATTGAGACAGGATTCTTAAGTCCAGGTGATGTGAAGCACCGGCTGGATCAGATCCGGGTCATGCCGGGAAAACCAAAAACCATGCAGATCCTGGCTTCCGGCCTTGGAAGCGCCTGCTTTTGCTATCTGTTTGGAGGAAACTTAAGAGACAGCTTATCAGCTTTTGGCTCAGGGTCTCTTCTATATGTATATGTGATCTTTCTAAGCGCCCCCCATCTCTCTAAGATCGTAGGAAACATCGGAGGAGGAGCTTTGGTCACTTTTTTATGTACGGTTTTTTATCTGTTTCATTTTGGGGAGAATCTAAATTTTATGATCATTGGTTCCATCATGCCTTTGATTCCGGGGGTTGCATTTACCAATGCCATCCGGGATATTGCAGACGGGGACTATATCTCCGGCTCTGTCCGGATGCTTGATGCATTGCTGGTATTTTTCTGTATTGCCATGGGTGTTGGACTGGTCTTCAGCCTGTTCCACCGGCTGACGGGAGGTGTACTTCTATGAGCGTGGTTTTGGAAGCCGCGGCAGCGGTTGTGGGAACGATTGCCTTTTCACTTTTGTTTGGGGTTCCCGCCAGGTTTTATCCATATTGCGGGCTGATCGGCGGAGCAGGCTGGCTGGTCTATGGGGGGCTTATGAATAGCCTGTCGGCTCCGTCAGCCGCTTTAGCGGCCACTATTGTGGTAATTTTTCTTTCCAGGACTTTTGCCGTAAGGAAACGGTGCCCTGTCACCATATTTTTAATATCCGGTATTTTTCCCCTGGTACCTGGGGCGGGAATATACTGGACGGCTTATTATATTGTGACGGATGAACTGGCTCTGGCTGTCCGGACCGGTTTTCTTGCGTGTAAGGTGGCGGTTGCCATTGTGCTTGGTATTGTATTCGTTTTTGAGCTGCCCCAGAAATTTTTTAAATTTGCTGCAAAGAAACAGGAGAAAGCGGACGATAGATAAGAGAGAAAGGTAGGATTAGATGATGATTTGGATTAAAAATGCTCATGTAGTAGACCCTGGGAGCCAGGTGGAAGGAAATATGGATATCTGCATTGCAGATGGGAAGATTGCCGGTATGGGAGAACAGCTTAAGCCGGATGCCGTTCCTGTTTCAAAGGAGGATGTAGTAATCGATGCTTCCGGTTTTATCGTTGCTCCGGGGTTTGTTGATGTTCATGTTCATTTCCGGGATCCTGGTCTTACTTATAAGGAGGATATCCAGACCGGAGCCAGAGCGGCGGCAAAAGGTGGATTTACCGCAGTTGTCTGCATGGCAAATACCAGGCCTCCTGTGGACAACGTGGAAATCCTTCAATATGTAAAGCGGGAAGGGGAAAAAACAGGCATCCATGTGCTGCAGGCAGCAGCCGTATCTAAGGGCCTTCATGGGATAGAACTGACGGACATGGAGGAATTAAAGGCCAATGGAGCGGTGGGATTTACCGATGACGGGATTCCCCTCCTTGATGAGAAACTGGTAAAGGAAGCCATGGAGCGGGCGGCAAAGCTGGATGTTCCATTGAGCTTTCATGAGGAGGACCCTGCTTTTATCACAAATAATGGAATCAACCATGGCAAGGTATCTGATCAGCTTGGAATCTTTGGTTCCCCGGCATTGGCGGAGGACTGCCTTGTTGCCAGAGACTGCATGATTGCCCTTCACACCGGTGCGGCGGTGGATATCCAGCATATCAGTTCCGCTGCTTCCGTTAAGATGGTGAAGCTTGCAAAGGAGCTGGGGGCCAATGTGTATGCGGAGGTGACGCCCCATCATTTCACCCTGACAGAGGAAGCGGTATTAACCCATGGAACCCTTGCAAAAATGAATCCTCCCCTTCGGACGGAAGAGGACCGTAAGGCCATTATCCAGGGATTAAAGGACGGAAGCATTGACATCATTGCAACAGATCATGCTCCCCATAGTACGGAGGAAAAGTCAAAGAAGCTGACCGAGGCTCCGAGCGGGATAATAGGACTTGAAACCGCACTGGGGCTGGGTGTGACAAACTTAGTCCGGCCCGGACATCTGACTATGATGGAGCTGATGGAAAAGATGAGCTTAAATCCTTCAAAGCTGTACCGGCTGGATTTTGGCTGCATAGAGGAAGGAAACGCTGCGGATCTGGTGATTTTTGATCCCAATGAGGAATGGACGGTAGGAGAATATGTCTCCAAGTCTTCCAATTCTCCGTTTACGGGAGAAAGATTGTTTGGAAAGGTGAAATATACCATCTGCGGAGGCCGGATCGTTTACCAAGATGAAAAAGACTGATTTTTACCGGATCAATAAGACCTTTTGATAAAAGATCCAAAAGGGGGTGAAAACATGGAGATAAAGGCACAGGATCCGCCGTCTGCTGCGGCTCCCAAAGGCGAATCTGCGGCCGCAGACATTCAGCGGGCTGTGGTGGAAGCAGATATAAAGGCAAGGATCGAGGCCGGTGAACGGTTTATGGAAGAACTGAGCCGGAGCGCCGAGGAAAACCGTGAGAAAAAGAACGAGGATGGAAGTGAAAACAGGAGGGAAACCAGGACGCCCCGGGATACTGCCGCCCTGTCAGATGAAAGCGCCTATTATAAACTAAGCCCTGAGGAGCTTTCTGATCTTGACAAAATGTGGGGAAAGGAAGAGGCTGATCTGGCATGGGAGGATATCCTGGCGTGGAGTCTGTCTGCTATAAAGCCGTTTCCTGAGGAACTGGAGGGTCTTGCAGCGGTTTATAAGAAACTGCTCCAGGCCATTCTTGAGAATACTACAGCAGGAGTGCAAGAGGATCAGCTTGCCGCTCTGGAAGCTGCTTTATCGGATATTCTTATAAAGGTACTTGAGGGCCGTATGGGAGAACTGGAAACCCTCTTTGGAAGTTTCGGATCCCAAAGCTCCATGACGGCCTTAAAGGCGGCCCTTTACCGCAGTGTAACAGGTAA
The nucleotide sequence above comes from Lacrimispora sp. BS-2. Encoded proteins:
- a CDS encoding MBL fold metallo-hydrolase; the protein is MKITYIHHSAFLAELETISLLFDYTEGTLPKINDKKPLLVFASHRHGDHYSEKILELIKEHEKTRYILSDDISKGRLPKELLHEVVFMKPGERIGFSISEGNLTGPVVEEEKGDIEVLTFRSTDEGVAFLIKAEGKVIYHAGDLNNWRWEGEPESWNDQMAKQYSKEVDKLSGIHIDAAFLPLDSRQDKAFLLGFDEFMRKIRVSHAFPMHFWGDFSVIGRLKDMDISAPYRDRIMEIREDGESFEIG
- a CDS encoding threonine/serine exporter family protein, which gives rise to MENEKEQSGGLTPEAQRDVLEAAMKAGHILLENGAEIFRVEETMDRICLHYGIRSGNFFVLSNGIFMTSGNEIEEIFAKVQHIPVSGTHLDRVAAVNQLSREIETGFLSPGDVKHRLDQIRVMPGKPKTMQILASGLGSACFCYLFGGNLRDSLSAFGSGSLLYVYVIFLSAPHLSKIVGNIGGGALVTFLCTVFYLFHFGENLNFMIIGSIMPLIPGVAFTNAIRDIADGDYISGSVRMLDALLVFFCIAMGVGLVFSLFHRLTGGVLL
- a CDS encoding threonine/serine exporter family protein; this encodes MVLEAAAAVVGTIAFSLLFGVPARFYPYCGLIGGAGWLVYGGLMNSLSAPSAALAATIVVIFLSRTFAVRKRCPVTIFLISGIFPLVPGAGIYWTAYYIVTDELALAVRTGFLACKVAVAIVLGIVFVFELPQKFFKFAAKKQEKADDR
- a CDS encoding dihydroorotase, with product MWIKNAHVVDPGSQVEGNMDICIADGKIAGMGEQLKPDAVPVSKEDVVIDASGFIVAPGFVDVHVHFRDPGLTYKEDIQTGARAAAKGGFTAVVCMANTRPPVDNVEILQYVKREGEKTGIHVLQAAAVSKGLHGIELTDMEELKANGAVGFTDDGIPLLDEKLVKEAMERAAKLDVPLSFHEEDPAFITNNGINHGKVSDQLGIFGSPALAEDCLVARDCMIALHTGAAVDIQHISSAASVKMVKLAKELGANVYAEVTPHHFTLTEEAVLTHGTLAKMNPPLRTEEDRKAIIQGLKDGSIDIIATDHAPHSTEEKSKKLTEAPSGIIGLETALGLGVTNLVRPGHLTMMELMEKMSLNPSKLYRLDFGCIEEGNAADLVIFDPNEEWTVGEYVSKSSNSPFTGERLFGKVKYTICGGRIVYQDEKD